A window of Polaromonas hydrogenivorans contains these coding sequences:
- a CDS encoding transglutaminase family protein, translated as MTPSSACAAACARYRVVHETRYAYQSVVTLSQQYLHMTPRSFAYQHIESHETWVNPIENDGVDGIDYFGNKTRQITITAPHQTLLVHAESTVALMQRHDLSRIRGTSSWESLRDRLQQGTDAAMLDAYRYLYASPHVNCSTDLEQYARISYTQGRPQLDAALDLTQRIFDEFEFDDTATDISTPLDDVLKGRRGVCQDFAQLMIGCLRSLGLPARYVSGYILTHPPAGQPRLVGADASHAWVSVFCPGLGWVDFDPTNRCIVQRDHITLGWGRDFSDVTPMRGVVLGGGEQELEVRVTVTPLLLNGMEQQSSAEHWQIAMGETQRSAASR; from the coding sequence CGCAGCAATACCTGCACATGACGCCGCGCTCTTTCGCCTACCAGCACATTGAGTCGCATGAGACCTGGGTGAACCCGATAGAAAACGATGGCGTCGATGGGATTGATTATTTCGGCAACAAAACCCGGCAAATCACGATCACCGCGCCGCATCAAACGCTGCTGGTGCATGCCGAATCGACGGTCGCGCTCATGCAGAGACACGATCTTTCCAGGATCAGGGGGACTTCTTCATGGGAGAGCCTGCGCGACCGGCTGCAGCAAGGCACGGACGCCGCCATGCTTGATGCCTACCGCTACCTGTATGCCTCGCCCCATGTGAATTGCAGCACGGATCTCGAACAGTACGCGCGCATCAGCTACACGCAAGGCCGGCCGCAGCTGGATGCCGCACTGGATCTGACGCAGCGCATCTTTGACGAGTTTGAATTCGACGATACGGCGACCGATATTTCCACGCCGCTGGACGATGTCCTGAAAGGCCGCCGGGGTGTTTGCCAGGACTTTGCCCAGCTGATGATCGGCTGCCTGCGAAGCCTGGGCCTGCCTGCGCGTTATGTCAGCGGCTACATCCTGACGCACCCGCCTGCGGGCCAGCCACGCCTGGTGGGTGCCGATGCCTCCCATGCCTGGGTATCGGTCTTTTGCCCGGGGCTGGGATGGGTTGATTTCGACCCGACCAACCGCTGCATCGTGCAGCGCGATCACATCACCCTGGGTTGGGGGCGTGACTTCAGCGATGTCACACCGATGCGCGGCGTGGTTCTGGGTGGCGGGGAACAGGAACTTGAGGTACGGGTCACGGTGACGCCCCTGCTCCTGAATGGCATGGAGCAGCAAAGCAGCGCGGAGCATTGGCAAATTGCCATGGGTGAGACACAACGCAGCGCCGCATCCCGTTAG
- a CDS encoding SHOCT domain-containing protein, producing the protein MKQLSTSGQQAINDIAQRHGFSTDAVSSMLESVINGNGSMAQFNHPEFSGSGQWMSGGMTMVSDMFNSQLKGRVDSLCSELARLVANQPDLLRSGNFQSQNQGGQQQSNHAGEPFQNAQAAANPSASLFVAPAPGTSPDWWPSDLRWPNSTGAQNGVRYAYFAQARRLVIELNGTVTVYDTQDHQIGGFSQQQSYGGSVTFSSQYGMLDVTRLPIVSVDGVQQNTHGFANAQATGSGFVPENLPPAPVSPPSPPSSPAFNSASQQRSGNATAGDADIFLMIEKLADLRSRAIISDEEFNAKKTELLARL; encoded by the coding sequence ATGAAACAACTTTCAACCAGCGGCCAGCAGGCCATCAACGACATTGCCCAGCGCCACGGATTCAGCACGGATGCAGTTTCAAGCATGCTCGAATCCGTCATCAACGGGAACGGCAGCATGGCGCAATTCAACCACCCCGAGTTCAGCGGCTCTGGCCAGTGGATGAGCGGCGGCATGACCATGGTGTCCGACATGTTCAACAGCCAGCTCAAGGGCCGCGTCGATTCCCTGTGTTCCGAGCTGGCCCGGCTGGTCGCCAACCAGCCCGACCTGCTCAGGAGCGGAAACTTCCAGTCGCAAAACCAGGGCGGCCAGCAGCAGAGCAACCATGCCGGCGAGCCATTCCAGAACGCTCAGGCGGCAGCGAATCCTTCAGCGAGCCTGTTTGTGGCACCTGCCCCCGGCACGTCGCCCGACTGGTGGCCGTCTGATTTGCGCTGGCCCAACAGCACCGGTGCCCAGAACGGCGTTCGCTATGCGTACTTCGCGCAGGCGCGCCGGCTGGTCATCGAGTTGAACGGCACAGTGACCGTCTATGACACCCAGGACCACCAGATCGGCGGGTTTTCACAGCAACAATCCTACGGCGGCTCGGTCACTTTTTCCAGCCAGTACGGAATGCTGGATGTGACCCGGCTGCCCATCGTGTCGGTCGATGGCGTTCAACAGAACACCCACGGCTTTGCCAATGCGCAGGCCACAGGGTCAGGGTTTGTCCCCGAAAATTTGCCGCCCGCACCGGTGTCACCGCCCTCCCCGCCTTCCTCGCCCGCGTTCAATTCCGCATCGCAACAGCGCTCCGGCAACGCCACGGCGGGCGATGCGGATATTTTCCTCATGATCGAGAAGCTTGCCGACTTGCGCAGCCGGGCCATCATCAGCGACGAAGAATTCAACGCGAAGAAAACTGAATTGCTGGCGCGGCTGTAG
- a CDS encoding transglutaminase family protein translates to MSAIFDITHTTHYRYASSVRLGEHLVQFRPRDSHDLRVLATDMRVNPEPVDIRMFQDAYSNSIALIQPQSPAAELQVVCSSSVEHTGTRAVNFPMSLRARRFPLAYDDEERLVLRHFMTPFYNDPTGMLQAWANQFIRPNGETGTRELLVEMTEFIRNTMRYQARFSRGVQTPYDTLRLKSGACRDFATLMIEAVRRLGYAARFVSGYLYAPWRDSAQQHNTGNGSTHAWVQVYLPDAGWIPFDPTNNLIGGTDLISVSVARHASQATPLSGSWHGYPGDFLGMDVNVQVRKRP, encoded by the coding sequence GTGTCCGCCATCTTTGACATCACCCACACCACCCATTACCGATATGCCAGTTCGGTCAGGCTTGGCGAGCACCTGGTGCAGTTTCGCCCCCGTGACAGCCATGACCTGCGGGTGCTGGCAACCGACATGCGGGTCAACCCTGAGCCGGTGGACATTCGCATGTTTCAGGATGCCTACTCCAATTCCATCGCCCTCATCCAGCCACAAAGCCCGGCGGCCGAACTTCAGGTGGTCTGCTCGTCTTCGGTCGAACACACCGGCACCCGCGCAGTCAACTTTCCCATGAGCCTGCGGGCACGGCGGTTTCCGCTGGCTTACGACGACGAGGAACGCCTGGTGCTGCGCCATTTCATGACCCCGTTCTACAACGACCCGACCGGCATGCTGCAGGCCTGGGCCAACCAGTTCATCCGGCCCAACGGAGAAACCGGCACACGCGAGCTGCTGGTGGAAATGACGGAATTCATCCGCAACACCATGCGCTATCAAGCGCGCTTCAGCCGTGGCGTGCAGACGCCCTATGACACCTTGCGCCTGAAAAGCGGCGCCTGCCGCGACTTTGCCACGCTGATGATCGAGGCCGTTCGCCGGCTCGGCTATGCGGCGCGCTTCGTCTCGGGCTATCTCTACGCCCCGTGGCGGGACAGCGCACAGCAGCACAACACCGGCAACGGCTCCACGCACGCCTGGGTACAGGTTTACCTGCCCGACGCGGGCTGGATTCCGTTCGACCCCACCAACAACCTGATCGGCGGCACCGACCTGATCAGTGTCAGCGTGGCCCGGCACGCCAGCCAGGCCACCCCGCTCAGCGGATCATGGCACGGTTATCCGGGCGACTTTCTGGGCATGGATGTCAATGTCCAGGTGCGCAAACGGCCTTGA
- a CDS encoding transglutaminase-like domain-containing protein, translated as MLDIQNNVNNAMQPQSGALPVSNAMQPPNSNRLQIDCTLDYVIDGPAEFVFLIHVAQGMGQTLVQENLQLHPPVPFHTFSDDRSGNRFLRLQAQAGPFKVVYRALVDRLIEPDNLNAPEVPVHDIPDDVLHFLMPTRYCESDHLGPNAAELFGRLPQGYSRVQAICEWVRGNIEYRIGSTTATTTARDVFMQRAGVCRDFAHLAVTFCRALNIPARLVSGYATFDEPPPDFHAIFEAYLGGRWVLFDPTAMSPLDQVVRLASGRDAKDVAFATIFGPARMTSMSPEVLLVNHNGPGNI; from the coding sequence ATGCTTGATATTCAAAACAACGTCAACAATGCCATGCAGCCCCAGAGCGGCGCCTTGCCCGTCAGCAATGCCATGCAGCCGCCCAACAGCAATCGCCTGCAAATCGACTGCACACTCGACTACGTCATCGACGGCCCGGCCGAATTTGTCTTCCTGATTCATGTGGCGCAAGGCATGGGCCAGACCCTGGTTCAGGAAAATCTGCAACTTCACCCGCCCGTCCCGTTCCATACTTTTTCCGATGACCGCTCAGGCAACCGTTTTCTTCGGCTGCAGGCCCAGGCAGGCCCGTTCAAGGTGGTTTACCGGGCCTTGGTGGACCGCCTGATCGAGCCCGACAACCTGAACGCCCCGGAAGTGCCGGTGCATGACATTCCCGACGACGTGCTGCATTTCCTGATGCCCACGCGCTATTGCGAGTCCGACCATCTGGGGCCGAATGCTGCCGAGCTGTTCGGTCGGCTTCCCCAGGGTTATTCGCGCGTCCAGGCCATCTGCGAATGGGTGCGCGGCAACATCGAATACCGCATCGGCTCGACCACGGCCACGACCACGGCGCGCGACGTGTTCATGCAGCGGGCAGGCGTGTGCCGCGACTTTGCGCACCTGGCGGTCACTTTTTGCCGGGCGCTGAACATTCCAGCCCGGCTGGTCAGCGGATATGCCACCTTTGACGAGCCGCCGCCGGACTTTCACGCCATCTTTGAAGCCTACCTTGGCGGGCGCTGGGTGCTGTTCGACCCGACGGCTATGTCGCCGCTTGACCAGGTGGTGCGACTGGCCAGCGGGCGGGATGCCAAGGATGTGGCGTTTGCCACCATCTTCGGCCCCGCGCGCATGACCTCGATGAGCCCCGAGGTCTTGCTGGTCAACCACAACGGGCCAGGCAACATCTAG
- the galE gene encoding UDP-glucose 4-epimerase GalE — protein sequence MNILLTGGAGYIGSHTCVALIEAGLTPVILDNFSNSHPAVLERLRQISGQAVVCEKGDVLDTPWVTDLLLRHEIAAVLHFAGDKAVGESVAQPLKYYRNNIGGAVSLLDAMQATDCRTLVFSSSATVYGDPASVPITEDFPRQHTNPYGHTKLVIEDMLAAMQVADASWRLGVLRYFNPVGAHPSGLIGEDPSGIPNNLMPFVAQVAIGKRPFLNVYGNDYATPDGTGVRDYIHVQDLAEGHVAALQALLEKGESFTVNLGTGRGNSVLEVVKAFEQASDQPIPYQIAPRRAGDVAQCYAETALAKALLGWSAKHSLAGMCADAWRWQSGNPDGYK from the coding sequence ATGAACATACTTTTAACCGGCGGCGCCGGCTACATCGGCAGCCATACCTGTGTTGCGCTGATTGAAGCGGGTCTCACCCCGGTCATCCTGGACAACTTTTCCAACAGCCATCCGGCCGTGCTTGAGCGCCTTCGGCAAATCAGCGGCCAGGCCGTGGTGTGCGAAAAAGGCGATGTGCTCGACACGCCATGGGTCACGGACCTGCTGCTGCGCCATGAAATTGCCGCCGTGCTGCACTTCGCCGGCGACAAGGCCGTCGGCGAAAGCGTGGCCCAGCCGCTGAAGTACTACCGCAACAACATTGGCGGCGCGGTCAGCCTGCTCGACGCCATGCAGGCCACCGATTGCCGGACGCTGGTGTTTTCAAGCAGCGCCACGGTCTATGGCGACCCGGCGTCGGTGCCGATCACCGAAGACTTTCCGCGCCAGCACACCAACCCCTACGGCCACACCAAGCTGGTGATCGAGGACATGCTGGCGGCGATGCAGGTGGCCGATGCGTCGTGGCGACTGGGCGTGCTGCGTTACTTCAACCCGGTGGGCGCCCACCCCAGCGGCCTGATCGGCGAAGACCCGAGCGGCATTCCCAACAACCTGATGCCTTTCGTGGCGCAGGTGGCGATTGGCAAGCGGCCTTTCCTGAATGTGTACGGCAACGACTACGCCACGCCGGACGGCACCGGAGTGCGCGACTACATCCATGTGCAGGATCTGGCCGAGGGGCATGTGGCCGCGCTCCAGGCGCTGCTGGAAAAGGGCGAAAGTTTCACCGTCAACCTGGGCACCGGCCGGGGCAACAGCGTGCTGGAGGTGGTGAAGGCGTTCGAGCAGGCCAGCGACCAGCCGATTCCCTACCAGATCGCGCCGCGCCGCGCCGGCGACGTGGCGCAATGCTATGCCGAAACGGCGTTGGCGAAGGCCCTGCTGGGCTGGAGCGCCAAGCACAGCCTGGCCGGCATGTGCGCCGATGCCTGGCGCTGGCAAAGCGGCAACCCGGATGGCTATAAATAA
- the ypfJ gene encoding KPN_02809 family neutral zinc metallopeptidase: protein MKWEGNRESDNVEDRRSDDGGGFGGGGGLLGGRSIGIGTIVVALLGGWVLGINPLTLLSMLSGGGAPTAQVQQQTPAQRPPADDRMAAFVSTVLADTEDVWKDVFAKSGGTYQEPRLVLFRGATQTACGQGQAAMGPFYCPDDQKVYIDLGFYETLKNKLGAPGDFAQAYVISHEVGHHVQNLLGISGKMDQMRGRVSKVEYNALSVRLELQADCFAGVWANHAQSARQILEQGDVEEAMNAAAKIGDDALQRSGGGAVVPDSFTHGTSAQRQRWFDAGLKNGTIKACDTFGARNL from the coding sequence ATGAAATGGGAAGGCAATCGAGAATCTGACAATGTCGAAGACCGGCGCAGCGATGACGGCGGCGGTTTCGGCGGTGGTGGCGGCCTGCTGGGCGGGCGCAGCATCGGCATTGGCACCATCGTGGTGGCGCTGCTGGGCGGCTGGGTTCTGGGCATCAATCCGCTCACCCTTTTGAGCATGCTGAGCGGCGGCGGTGCGCCCACCGCCCAGGTGCAGCAGCAAACCCCCGCGCAAAGGCCGCCGGCCGATGACCGCATGGCCGCATTTGTCTCCACCGTGCTGGCCGATACCGAAGACGTCTGGAAAGACGTGTTTGCCAAAAGCGGCGGCACTTACCAGGAACCCCGGCTGGTGCTGTTTCGCGGCGCGACGCAAACCGCCTGCGGCCAGGGCCAGGCGGCGATGGGGCCTTTTTACTGTCCCGACGACCAGAAGGTGTACATCGACCTCGGTTTTTACGAAACCCTGAAAAACAAACTCGGCGCGCCCGGTGATTTCGCCCAGGCCTACGTGATTTCCCATGAGGTCGGCCACCATGTGCAGAACCTGCTGGGCATCAGCGGCAAGATGGACCAGATGCGTGGCCGCGTCAGCAAAGTCGAATACAACGCCCTGAGCGTGCGCCTGGAGTTGCAGGCCGACTGCTTTGCCGGCGTCTGGGCCAACCATGCGCAAAGCGCCCGCCAGATACTGGAGCAGGGCGACGTGGAAGAGGCCATGAACGCGGCAGCCAAAATTGGCGACGATGCCCTGCAGCGCTCCGGCGGCGGCGCCGTGGTGCCCGACAGCTTTACCCACGGCACCAGCGCCCAGCGCCAGCGCTGGTTTGATGCCGGCCTTAAAAACGGCACCATCAAGGCCTGCGACACCTTCGGCGCCCGGAATTTATAG
- a CDS encoding DUF2788 domain-containing protein produces the protein MFGYSEEQVAAFGLSFGVGAFMLYMLFIIGQLAWSSKAGKFGTFVIFLGLAFGMVGFVAKYFIQWMLESK, from the coding sequence ATGTTCGGTTACTCGGAGGAGCAGGTCGCAGCCTTCGGCCTGTCATTCGGCGTGGGGGCCTTCATGCTCTACATGCTGTTCATCATCGGCCAGCTCGCCTGGTCGTCCAAGGCGGGCAAGTTCGGCACCTTCGTGATCTTTCTGGGGCTGGCTTTCGGCATGGTGGGCTTTGTCGCCAAGTACTTCATCCAGTGGATGCTGGAAAGCAAATAA
- a CDS encoding DUF2189 domain-containing protein, with product MPPSKLPPLSPLPPPATRGALALPGIRSISLAQPLNWLVRGAQDMRRGGWLSLLHGLVPAAFGGLLVLLARDHFWLLAGAFSGFLVVAPVLATGLYAISRAIERGEPVNPQLIVQTWTRWQYSRYAARGGYWSLVRFGLLLALAGTGWVLTSAALITLLAVEPINTPLDFLRHVVLAPGHYVFELWLTMGGLLAAPIFASSVIAMPLLLDRRVDVLQAVLTSWQAVLTNPVPLALWAALIMGLTLLGLVTLLGLIVLLPLLGHASWHAYRDLVDASALPERLPPEGAA from the coding sequence GTGCCTCCATCCAAACTTCCTCCGCTTTCACCCCTTCCGCCGCCGGCAACCCGTGGCGCCCTGGCGCTGCCCGGCATTCGCAGCATCAGCCTTGCCCAGCCTTTGAACTGGCTGGTGCGCGGTGCGCAGGACATGCGGCGCGGCGGCTGGCTGAGCCTGCTGCATGGCCTGGTGCCAGCGGCTTTTGGTGGCCTGCTGGTGCTGCTGGCGCGCGACCATTTCTGGCTGCTGGCCGGTGCTTTTTCGGGTTTTCTGGTCGTGGCGCCGGTGCTGGCCACCGGCCTGTATGCCATCAGCCGGGCGATTGAACGCGGCGAGCCGGTCAATCCGCAGCTCATCGTGCAGACTTGGACGCGCTGGCAATACTCGCGTTATGCGGCCAGGGGCGGCTACTGGAGCCTGGTGCGCTTTGGCCTGCTGCTGGCATTGGCCGGCACCGGCTGGGTGCTGACGTCGGCCGCGCTGATCACCCTGCTGGCGGTTGAACCCATCAACACACCGCTGGATTTCCTGCGCCATGTCGTGCTGGCCCCGGGCCACTATGTGTTTGAACTCTGGCTCACCATGGGCGGCCTGCTGGCGGCGCCGATTTTTGCCTCCAGCGTGATTGCCATGCCCTTGCTGCTTGACCGCCGGGTCGATGTGCTGCAGGCGGTGCTGACCAGCTGGCAGGCGGTGCTGACCAACCCGGTTCCGCTGGCCTTGTGGGCGGCCCTGATCATGGGTCTGACGCTGCTGGGCCTGGTCACGCTGCTGGGCCTGATCGTGCTGCTGCCCCTGCTGGGTCACGCCAGCTGGCACGCTTACCGCGATCTGGTGGATGCCAGCGCGCTGCCCGAACGCCTGCCGCCCGAGGGAGCCGCCTGA
- a CDS encoding TraR/DksA family transcriptional regulator, protein MTPQQATPYRQQLLEMRTALLAQMSEQRGGTLGRAQAAAEHFERREDSSAQVATERELEFAIGERETNELAMIDAALARIETGNYGECIDCGTDIAAQRLQASPEVSRCISCQVKAEQHRSA, encoded by the coding sequence ATGACCCCACAACAAGCGACGCCCTATCGCCAGCAACTGCTGGAAATGCGCACCGCCCTCCTTGCGCAAATGAGCGAGCAGCGTGGAGGCACGCTGGGCCGTGCGCAAGCTGCCGCAGAGCATTTTGAACGCCGCGAGGATTCCAGCGCGCAAGTGGCCACCGAACGCGAACTGGAGTTCGCCATCGGTGAGCGGGAAACCAATGAACTGGCCATGATCGACGCAGCCCTGGCGCGCATTGAAACCGGCAATTACGGCGAATGCATCGACTGCGGCACCGACATTGCGGCGCAAAGACTGCAGGCCAGCCCCGAAGTGTCGCGCTGCATTTCCTGCCAGGTAAAAGCGGAACAGCACCGTTCTGCCTGA
- a CDS encoding DUF2189 domain-containing protein, with protein MTSPTSPAGGSPPSAAPLKAQPQPDELPVMDTPYVPPPPVGPQAMMRPVGPGAPFGWLAAGWRDLKAHPGIGLFYGLCFWLMAITLGAVFRAKPEYTLTIASGCLLVGPFLAMGLYEVSRRREQGLKPELGASLTCWDSHIRSMGMLVLVLIVLELLWGRASLVVFAVFFNTGMPSTTGVLKAVFNPDNWEFIAVYLAVGGMFAALVFSTVVVSIPMILDRDTDAVSAAITSIRVIFSNLGVMLLWGVVITALIAVALLPWGLGLVVIGPLLGHASWHAYRGTVRWQDAAAKPDDNSGQVN; from the coding sequence ATGACCTCTCCCACTTCTCCTGCAGGCGGCAGTCCGCCGTCTGCGGCCCCCCTCAAAGCCCAGCCCCAGCCTGACGAGCTTCCCGTCATGGACACGCCCTATGTGCCGCCGCCCCCTGTCGGGCCGCAGGCCATGATGCGGCCGGTCGGCCCCGGCGCTCCTTTTGGCTGGCTGGCCGCCGGATGGCGCGACCTGAAGGCGCACCCCGGCATCGGCCTTTTTTATGGGCTGTGTTTCTGGCTCATGGCCATCACGCTGGGCGCCGTGTTTCGCGCCAAGCCTGAATACACCCTGACGATAGCCTCCGGCTGCCTGCTGGTGGGTCCCTTTCTGGCCATGGGCCTGTATGAAGTCAGCCGCCGCCGCGAACAGGGCCTCAAGCCCGAACTGGGGGCCTCGCTGACCTGCTGGGACAGCCACATCCGCAGCATGGGCATGCTGGTGCTGGTGCTGATCGTGCTGGAACTGCTGTGGGGCCGCGCCTCGCTGGTGGTGTTCGCGGTGTTTTTCAATACCGGCATGCCTTCGACCACCGGGGTGCTCAAAGCCGTGTTCAACCCCGACAACTGGGAGTTCATCGCCGTGTACCTGGCGGTGGGTGGAATGTTTGCGGCGCTGGTTTTTTCCACCGTCGTGGTGTCGATTCCGATGATCCTGGACCGCGACACCGACGCCGTTTCGGCCGCCATCACCAGCATCCGGGTGATTTTTTCAAACCTGGGCGTGATGCTGCTGTGGGGTGTTGTCATCACGGCGCTCATTGCCGTGGCGCTCCTGCCCTGGGGCCTGGGGCTGGTGGTGATCGGGCCGCTGCTCGGCCATGCCAGCTGGCATGCCTACCGGGGTACGGTCCGCTGGCAGGACGCGGCGGCAAAGCCGGATGACAACTCAGGTCAGGTCAACTGA
- the dcd gene encoding dCTP deaminase produces MSIKSDKWIRHMAETTGMIEPFEPKQVRERDGHKIISYGTSSYGYDIRCAPEFKVFTNIHSTVVDPKNFDEKSFVDMHGDSCIIPPNSFALARTLEYFRIPRNVLTICLGKSTYARCGIIVNVTPFEPEWEGYVTLEFSNTTPLPARIYAGEGCAQVLFFESDKDDVCEVSYKDRGGKYQGQVGVTLPKA; encoded by the coding sequence ATGAGCATCAAAAGCGACAAATGGATACGCCACATGGCCGAAACCACCGGCATGATCGAGCCCTTTGAGCCGAAGCAGGTGCGCGAGCGGGACGGCCACAAGATCATCAGCTACGGCACCTCCAGCTACGGCTACGACATCCGCTGCGCCCCCGAGTTCAAGGTCTTCACCAACATCCACAGCACGGTGGTGGACCCGAAAAACTTCGATGAAAAAAGTTTTGTCGATATGCACGGCGACAGCTGCATCATTCCGCCCAACAGCTTTGCGCTGGCCCGCACGCTCGAGTACTTTCGCATTCCGCGCAACGTGCTGACCATCTGCCTGGGAAAAAGCACTTATGCCCGCTGCGGCATCATCGTCAATGTCACGCCCTTCGAGCCCGAATGGGAAGGCTATGTCACGCTGGAGTTCTCCAACACCACGCCGTTGCCGGCCAGGATCTACGCCGGCGAAGGCTGCGCGCAGGTGCTGTTCTTTGAAAGCGACAAGGACGATGTTTGCGAAGTCAGCTACAAGGACCGGGGCGGTAAATACCAGGGACAGGTCGGGGTGACGCTGCCCAAGGCGTGA
- the guaD gene encoding guanine deaminase: MKAYRASILYFSGPGQAVLESDGLLVVGPDAAGRQVVQAVQAVGPYQQLAPRFAHVPTEHFPGRIIAPGFVDMHIHYPQIDVIGSPAEGLLPWLENYTFPHEKRFSAHDYSAQAAMFFIAELLRNGVTTALAFATSHPESVNALFAEAQKSNLRLITGKVLMDQNSPDGVRDETEQSLLDTEALIRRWHGVDRLGYAITPRFVPSCSAAQLRGAGELAAKYPDVWIQSHVAENKDEVAWVKGLYPEARSYLSVYEQFGLMRPRAIYAHCIHFDDEDRALMRSTGAAAAVSPTSNLFLGSGFFDYEGADRVGFGYGLASDVGGGTSFSPFHTMLAAYYVGREGQTKPGVSLSPQHLWWQHTGGAAQALGLGGVVGNLLPGCEADFVVLNPQATPLLARKTAQAASLDELLFSMIVLGDDRLVERVVIAAPASAA, translated from the coding sequence ATGAAAGCCTATCGCGCCTCGATACTTTACTTTTCCGGCCCTGGCCAGGCCGTGCTGGAATCGGACGGCCTGCTGGTCGTCGGGCCGGATGCCGCAGGTCGGCAGGTGGTGCAGGCGGTGCAGGCGGTGGGGCCTTATCAGCAGTTGGCGCCGCGCTTCGCCCATGTGCCGACCGAGCATTTTCCCGGCCGCATCATCGCGCCGGGCTTTGTGGACATGCACATCCACTATCCGCAGATCGACGTGATCGGCTCGCCGGCCGAGGGCTTGCTGCCGTGGCTGGAGAATTACACGTTTCCGCATGAAAAAAGGTTCTCTGCGCACGACTACAGTGCGCAGGCAGCTATGTTTTTCATAGCAGAACTGCTGCGCAACGGGGTCACCACGGCGCTGGCATTCGCGACCTCGCATCCCGAATCGGTCAACGCGCTGTTTGCCGAAGCGCAAAAAAGCAATTTGCGCCTGATCACTGGCAAGGTGCTGATGGACCAGAATTCACCCGATGGCGTGCGCGATGAAACGGAGCAAAGCCTGCTCGACACCGAAGCGCTGATCCGGCGCTGGCATGGCGTGGACCGGCTGGGCTACGCCATCACACCGCGCTTTGTTCCGAGCTGCAGCGCGGCCCAGCTGCGCGGTGCCGGCGAGCTGGCGGCGAAATACCCGGACGTGTGGATCCAGTCGCATGTCGCCGAAAACAAGGATGAAGTCGCCTGGGTCAAGGGCCTGTATCCCGAGGCCCGCAGTTACCTGAGCGTGTACGAGCAGTTCGGCCTGATGCGACCGCGCGCCATCTACGCCCACTGCATCCATTTCGACGACGAAGACCGCGCGCTGATGCGCAGCACGGGTGCGGCCGCCGCCGTCAGCCCGACCAGCAACCTGTTCCTGGGCAGCGGGTTTTTTGACTACGAAGGCGCCGACCGCGTGGGTTTTGGCTACGGACTGGCCAGCGATGTCGGCGGCGGCACCTCGTTCAGTCCGTTTCACACCATGCTGGCGGCGTATTACGTCGGCCGGGAAGGGCAGACCAAGCCCGGCGTGTCACTGAGCCCGCAACACCTGTGGTGGCAGCATACGGGCGGCGCCGCGCAGGCGCTGGGCCTGGGAGGCGTGGTGGGCAACCTGCTACCCGGCTGCGAGGCTGACTTTGTGGTGCTCAATCCGCAGGCCACGCCACTGCTGGCCCGCAAGACCGCCCAGGCGGCCAGCCTGGACGAACTGCTGTTCTCGATGATCGTGCTGGGTGATGACCGGTTGGTGGAACGGGTGGTGATTGCCGCTCCTGCATCTGCCGCGTGA
- a CDS encoding 6-pyruvoyl trahydropterin synthase family protein encodes MMCELSQTFFFDAAHTLDRAIETASSKRIHGHTYNAEVCLAGRPDPKTGMVIDLGLVRREVALLREQLDHHLLDEVEGLGPPTLENLCQFIFRKLLPALPALTSVRVWRTSIGDGCRVSR; translated from the coding sequence ATGATGTGCGAGCTGAGCCAGACCTTTTTTTTCGATGCCGCGCACACGCTGGACCGGGCGATTGAAACCGCCAGCAGCAAGCGCATCCACGGCCACACCTACAACGCCGAAGTCTGCCTAGCCGGCCGGCCCGACCCGAAAACCGGCATGGTGATCGACCTGGGGCTGGTGCGGCGCGAGGTGGCGCTGCTGCGCGAGCAACTCGACCACCACCTGCTCGACGAAGTGGAGGGCCTGGGTCCGCCAACGCTGGAAAACCTGTGCCAGTTCATCTTCAGAAAGCTGCTTCCCGCGCTGCCGGCGCTGACCTCGGTACGGGTCTGGCGCACCTCGATTGGCGATGGCTGCCGGGTCAGCCGATAA